One window of Salegentibacter sp. Hel_I_6 genomic DNA carries:
- a CDS encoding Fur family transcriptional regulator, whose product MSDIEKNLEAHEVRPTAMRILIYKFMAKKDRAVTLTEIENAFGKADRATLSRTIRTFEANDIVHQIDDGTGIPKYALCESDCNCEVEQDLHIHFHCNNCDETVCLTDHKIPHINLPEGYMAENVNLVVKGICEKCSGV is encoded by the coding sequence ATGAGTGATATCGAAAAAAATTTAGAGGCACACGAAGTTCGGCCAACAGCCATGCGTATCCTGATCTATAAATTTATGGCCAAAAAAGACAGGGCTGTAACCCTTACCGAAATTGAGAATGCTTTTGGAAAAGCAGACCGGGCTACATTATCTCGAACAATACGCACATTTGAAGCAAATGACATTGTGCATCAAATAGATGATGGCACAGGCATACCAAAATATGCGCTCTGTGAAAGTGATTGTAATTGCGAAGTAGAACAGGACTTACACATCCACTTTCATTGCAATAATTGTGATGAAACTGTTTGTTTGACCGATCATAAGATTCCACATATTAACCTGCCAGAGGGATATATGGCAGAAAATGTAAACCTGGTAGTAAAGGGAATATGTGAGAAATGTAGTGGTGTTTAA
- a CDS encoding cation transporter has protein sequence METERKNDLKKARTLQIWNVIYDTIEVIVSLIAGITANSSALIGWALDSTIEVISAATLGWRLHGELKGIDEEKVKKRKKITLYVIAVSFTLVCIFISYDSITKLLSQETASWSTMGLIILIISLIINPILIYFKRKYGHKLDSPALLADAKDTFICLYQTVVVLAGLLLVNWLGWWWADPVAALLIVPYAAKEGWEAYTKGREIKYNIT, from the coding sequence ATGGAAACGGAAAGAAAAAACGATTTAAAAAAGGCAAGAACGCTTCAAATATGGAATGTCATTTATGATACCATTGAAGTAATAGTATCTCTAATTGCAGGAATAACTGCCAATAGTTCTGCTCTTATAGGATGGGCACTGGACAGTACAATAGAAGTGATAAGTGCGGCCACTTTAGGCTGGCGGCTGCATGGCGAGCTCAAGGGCATTGACGAAGAAAAAGTCAAAAAACGCAAGAAGATCACCCTTTATGTAATTGCAGTATCATTTACGTTGGTCTGCATATTCATCTCGTATGATTCAATCACAAAACTCCTTAGTCAGGAAACTGCAAGTTGGAGTACTATGGGATTAATCATTTTAATTATTTCTCTAATTATCAATCCCATTCTTATCTATTTCAAAAGAAAATATGGACATAAGCTGGACAGCCCAGCTTTACTTGCCGATGCCAAGGATACCTTTATCTGCCTATACCAAACCGTAGTTGTTCTTGCCGGTTTACTATTGGTAAACTGGCTGGGCTGGTGGTGGGCAGATCCTGTCGCGGCACTGCTCATTGTACCTTATGCAGCAAAGGAAGGTTGGGAAGCCTATACTAAAGGAAGAGAAATCAAGTATAACATCACTTAA
- a CDS encoding STAS/SEC14 domain-containing protein: MIHITKTEKSNLIPATIYGKITKEDAEKINPLIHNIVKNGDNVDFFFELVNFKGYNLKGLWEDLKVDAAHISNYGKMAFVGAKEWQQWAVGATNFFTARKLNISTLPKRKRLTDGF, translated from the coding sequence ATGATCCATATAACCAAAACAGAAAAAAGCAATTTGATACCCGCTACTATCTATGGTAAGATCACTAAGGAGGATGCAGAAAAAATTAATCCCTTGATACATAATATTGTTAAAAATGGGGATAATGTGGATTTCTTTTTTGAGCTGGTTAATTTTAAGGGTTATAATCTCAAAGGCTTGTGGGAAGATTTAAAGGTTGATGCAGCTCATATTTCCAATTATGGAAAAATGGCATTTGTGGGTGCGAAAGAATGGCAGCAATGGGCTGTTGGAGCTACTAACTTTTTTACTGCTCGGAAGTTAAATATTTCGACCTTACCGAAAAGGAAGAGGCTAACAGATGGATTTTAA
- a CDS encoding heavy metal translocating P-type ATPase yields the protein MKKLQLKIPVLLPQVPNEKDTCVQRLINDLEAEEGLERVHIADEKEDSVPLLCFHYDPDVISIDRIQSLAERTGAKITEKYGHLLIEVDGIRHTRHARTIEKSLLNIEGVLEASANAGGIIRLEYDKRKTNIETINVRLEKENVQVKKSSSGHENGFKCSDKTSDVLNKEEQSSQHPHHKDKDGQYLNEVDSHGAGEEHSHSHGGVFGKNIELMFAIICGVLLGIGFGLSFVAVPQWISLACYIGAYFFGGFYTAKEAVETVAKGGFEIDFLMLVAAIGAAILGEWAEGALLLFLFSLGHALEHYAMNKARKSIAALAELAPKTALLKKNGKTEEVGIEKLNIGDIIVVKPNTKISADGVVVDGQSSVNQASITGESVPVDKVPVEDIEKEYSEVDDIKDENRVFAGTINGNNTLEIKVIKAAKDSTLSRLVQLVNEAQTQKSPTQLLTDRFEKYFVPSVLILVGILLFAFLVIDEPFSASFYRAMAVLVAASPCALAISTPSAVLSGVARAARGGVLIKGGRPLEDLGELTALAFDKTGTLTEGKPKLTQVVALGDISDNELLKIAVAVESLSDHPLAKAVVRDGKERLEGEEIPDASNLEAVLGKGIKATLGNDKIYVGNLDLYEGLDKSTPSDKIATKVRGLEGGGNTTMLIRKNKEYIGIIALMDTPREAAKKTLSELKEIGIKRMIMLTGDNQKVADAVAEEIGLTDAWGSLLPEEKVEVIKKLKEKESKVAMVGDGVNDAPAMANSTVGIAMGAAGSDVALETADIALMADKLETLPFAIGLSRQSKSIIKQNLWVSLGIVALLIPATIFGFANIGVAVVIHEGSTLLVVFNALRLLAYKK from the coding sequence ATGAAAAAATTACAACTGAAAATTCCGGTATTGCTACCTCAGGTGCCGAATGAAAAAGATACCTGTGTACAAAGACTTATTAATGATCTAGAAGCCGAAGAAGGACTTGAGAGGGTTCATATAGCAGATGAAAAGGAAGATTCGGTTCCACTTCTTTGTTTTCATTATGATCCTGACGTTATCTCTATTGATCGCATTCAATCTTTGGCAGAAAGGACAGGAGCAAAAATTACAGAGAAATATGGACATCTTCTTATAGAAGTCGATGGAATTAGACATACGCGACATGCCAGGACTATAGAAAAGAGCCTACTTAATATCGAAGGTGTATTAGAAGCTTCTGCCAATGCTGGAGGAATAATTCGTTTAGAATATGATAAACGCAAGACAAATATTGAAACTATAAATGTAAGGCTTGAAAAAGAAAATGTACAAGTTAAGAAAAGCTCTTCTGGCCATGAAAACGGCTTTAAATGTTCAGATAAAACTTCTGATGTATTAAATAAAGAAGAACAAAGTAGCCAACACCCCCACCATAAAGATAAGGACGGCCAGTATCTTAACGAAGTTGATAGCCACGGTGCCGGCGAAGAACATTCTCACTCCCATGGAGGTGTTTTTGGGAAAAATATAGAACTTATGTTTGCTATTATTTGTGGTGTTTTGCTGGGGATAGGGTTTGGGTTATCCTTTGTAGCAGTTCCGCAATGGATTAGTCTGGCTTGTTATATTGGAGCCTATTTCTTTGGAGGATTTTATACGGCCAAAGAAGCGGTGGAAACCGTAGCGAAAGGAGGTTTTGAAATTGATTTTCTTATGCTGGTCGCAGCTATTGGAGCAGCTATTCTAGGGGAGTGGGCAGAAGGGGCTTTATTATTATTTCTCTTTAGTCTGGGGCACGCCCTGGAGCATTATGCAATGAACAAAGCTCGAAAATCTATCGCCGCATTGGCAGAACTGGCGCCAAAAACAGCCTTGCTCAAAAAAAATGGTAAAACGGAAGAAGTTGGTATCGAAAAACTAAATATAGGCGATATTATTGTCGTAAAACCAAATACTAAAATATCCGCAGATGGCGTAGTGGTAGATGGGCAGAGTAGTGTAAACCAGGCTTCAATAACCGGGGAGAGTGTACCGGTAGATAAAGTTCCCGTAGAAGATATTGAGAAGGAGTACTCAGAGGTTGATGATATCAAGGATGAAAACCGGGTTTTTGCAGGTACAATTAACGGTAACAACACCCTTGAAATAAAGGTAATCAAAGCAGCCAAAGATTCAACGCTTTCCCGATTGGTGCAACTAGTCAACGAAGCGCAGACCCAAAAATCACCAACCCAGTTGCTTACCGATAGGTTCGAAAAATATTTTGTGCCCTCAGTCCTTATTTTGGTCGGGATTCTTTTGTTCGCTTTTTTAGTTATTGACGAACCTTTTAGCGCCAGCTTTTACAGGGCCATGGCGGTACTGGTAGCTGCAAGTCCCTGTGCATTGGCAATCTCGACCCCCAGTGCTGTATTGAGTGGTGTGGCCAGGGCCGCCCGCGGTGGGGTATTAATCAAAGGAGGCCGCCCACTGGAAGATCTTGGAGAATTGACCGCCCTCGCCTTCGATAAAACTGGGACTCTAACGGAAGGAAAGCCAAAACTTACTCAAGTAGTAGCCCTTGGGGATATTTCAGACAATGAACTTCTCAAGATAGCAGTAGCCGTGGAAAGTTTAAGTGATCATCCCCTGGCAAAAGCTGTAGTTCGTGATGGAAAGGAGCGTCTGGAAGGTGAGGAAATCCCGGATGCTTCCAATCTGGAAGCCGTGTTAGGGAAAGGTATTAAAGCAACATTAGGAAATGATAAGATCTATGTTGGGAACCTCGATCTGTACGAAGGGCTTGATAAGAGTACACCTTCCGACAAAATAGCTACGAAAGTGCGTGGTCTTGAAGGTGGTGGAAATACAACGATGCTTATTCGGAAAAATAAAGAATATATAGGCATCATCGCCTTAATGGATACCCCCCGGGAGGCAGCAAAAAAGACCCTTTCTGAATTAAAGGAAATAGGTATTAAACGAATGATCATGCTTACTGGTGATAACCAGAAGGTAGCAGACGCAGTAGCAGAAGAAATAGGATTGACTGATGCCTGGGGTAGTTTATTGCCAGAAGAAAAGGTAGAAGTAATTAAAAAACTGAAAGAGAAAGAATCTAAAGTAGCAATGGTAGGCGATGGTGTTAATGATGCGCCTGCCATGGCAAATAGCACCGTAGGAATCGCTATGGGCGCTGCGGGAAGTGATGTCGCCTTAGAAACCGCTGATATTGCTCTTATGGCCGATAAATTGGAAACCCTTCCCTTTGCAATAGGATTGAGTAGACAATCTAAATCTATTATCAAGCAGAACCTTTGGGTAAGTTTGGGAATTGTGGCTTTGCTTATCCCAGCAACAATTTTTGGTTTTGCAAATATTGGAGTAGCGGTAGTTATACACGAAGGTTCCACACTCCTTGTAGTATTTAATGCATTAAGACTTTTAGCTTATAAAAAATGA
- a CDS encoding cation transporter: MKKSTFIVSQMDCPSEEQMIRMKLETFEQIKYLDFDIPNRKLEVYHHGAVDVINSSISELKLGDKFKGSEEAEVPIGDDETKQKNILWWVLGINFGFFLIEITTGWISSSMGLIADSLDMLADSIVYALSLFAVGGAVSRKKKVAKFSGYLQIFLATLGFVEVLRRFFMSSETPLFEWMIIISFLALGGNLISLWLINKAKSKEVHMQASAIFTSNDIIVNGGVILAGILVYFLESKWPDLIIGGIVFTFVMRGAIKILKLAK, translated from the coding sequence ATGAAAAAAAGCACCTTTATAGTCAGTCAAATGGACTGCCCTTCCGAGGAGCAGATGATCAGGATGAAATTGGAAACTTTTGAACAGATAAAATATCTGGACTTTGATATTCCCAATAGGAAGCTGGAAGTATATCACCATGGAGCGGTTGATGTAATTAATTCCTCGATTTCAGAATTAAAATTAGGCGATAAATTTAAAGGGTCAGAAGAGGCTGAAGTTCCAATTGGAGACGATGAAACCAAGCAAAAAAATATCCTTTGGTGGGTGTTGGGTATTAATTTTGGTTTTTTCCTTATTGAAATAACCACCGGTTGGATATCTTCTTCTATGGGCCTTATTGCGGATTCACTGGATATGCTGGCAGATTCGATAGTATATGCGCTAAGTTTATTTGCAGTGGGAGGTGCTGTTTCTAGAAAAAAGAAAGTCGCAAAGTTCAGTGGATATCTTCAGATTTTTTTAGCGACTCTGGGATTCGTAGAAGTCTTGCGCAGGTTTTTTATGAGCAGTGAAACTCCGTTGTTTGAATGGATGATTATTATTTCTTTTCTGGCACTTGGAGGAAACTTGATTTCATTATGGCTGATTAATAAAGCTAAGAGTAAAGAGGTTCATATGCAGGCCAGTGCGATTTTTACTTCAAATGATATTATCGTAAATGGTGGGGTAATATTGGCTGGTATCCTTGTTTATTTTCTAGAGAGCAAATGGCCTGATTTGATCATAGGAGGAATAGTTTTCACATTTGTAATGCGTGGTGCAATTAAAATTTTAAAACTTGCGAAATAA
- a CDS encoding arsenic resistance protein, translated as MNKLNKYHTLIIAVAVGVGLLLGQISVIKSFSEYLIVPFLMVMLFGLFLNIPFTNLLSSFSNLKFISANLIINFLWTPICAYLLGLLLLQEHLSLWIGFVMLMVTPCTDWYLIFTGIAKGNTSLSTAVLPVNLILQLILLPVYLFLFFGKSGSVDTAILWESILLVLLAPFLIAQLIKYWSAKLRKTELMRKKVLPFFETAQIIFLALAIVAMFASQGEYLTKDLSVFYILLIPMLLFFLINFLVGCFASLLLKFNYKDSASLSLTTLARNSPIALAVSLTAFPNDPLICLVLVIGPLLELPILTLISQILLKIRKAYK; from the coding sequence TTGAATAAATTAAACAAATATCACACATTAATAATTGCGGTAGCAGTTGGTGTGGGTTTACTTCTTGGGCAAATTTCAGTTATCAAAAGTTTTTCGGAATATCTTATCGTCCCATTCCTAATGGTGATGCTTTTTGGTTTGTTTTTGAATATTCCCTTTACAAACCTACTTTCCAGTTTTTCCAATCTTAAATTCATCTCGGCAAATCTGATAATCAATTTCCTCTGGACGCCAATCTGTGCCTATCTTTTGGGATTACTCCTTTTACAAGAACATTTGAGTTTATGGATAGGTTTTGTAATGTTAATGGTAACACCCTGCACGGACTGGTACCTGATCTTTACCGGAATAGCCAAAGGAAATACTTCCTTGTCAACAGCTGTATTGCCGGTAAATCTAATTTTACAATTAATTCTTCTTCCGGTTTATCTGTTCCTGTTTTTCGGGAAATCCGGCTCCGTTGATACAGCAATTTTATGGGAAAGTATTCTCTTGGTGCTTTTAGCTCCATTTCTAATTGCGCAGCTTATAAAATATTGGAGTGCCAAACTTAGAAAAACAGAATTGATGCGCAAGAAAGTTCTTCCTTTTTTCGAAACTGCACAAATCATTTTCTTGGCTTTGGCCATTGTTGCTATGTTTGCATCGCAGGGAGAATATTTAACAAAAGATCTTAGCGTATTTTACATTCTTCTGATTCCAATGCTTCTGTTCTTTTTGATTAATTTTCTGGTAGGATGTTTTGCGAGCTTACTATTAAAATTTAATTATAAGGATTCTGCAAGCCTGAGCTTAACCACTCTTGCAAGAAACTCACCTATTGCTCTGGCCGTTTCTCTTACCGCTTTTCCAAATGATCCATTAATTTGCCTTGTATTGGTGATAGGGCCTTTGTTGGAGTTACCCATATTGACCTTAATTTCTCAAATTTTATTAAAGATTAGAAAAGCTTATAAGTAG
- a CDS encoding DUF6730 family protein: MKKLDEIMELMADEMDDFKTAVLELQKLSGQLVKMSIPISTEALEKNLNTFLQKQELEKEKTDEILKEIDRKLKRARIIPNYLLILLGISGIIALGSVGYFGYTSQEKVEENFEVYRTIMESQNKHYEDYFAAYPEIQEAYCEWIQGGYQGL; this comes from the coding sequence ATGAAAAAACTAGATGAAATTATGGAACTGATGGCCGATGAGATGGATGATTTCAAAACGGCAGTGCTGGAGCTTCAAAAGCTTTCAGGACAACTGGTCAAGATGAGCATCCCCATCAGCACGGAAGCATTGGAAAAGAACCTGAACACATTCCTGCAAAAACAGGAATTGGAAAAGGAAAAAACAGATGAAATACTAAAGGAGATAGATCGGAAATTAAAGCGCGCCAGGATCATACCCAATTACCTGCTGATTCTTTTAGGAATCTCAGGAATCATTGCTCTGGGTTCAGTGGGTTATTTTGGGTATACCTCCCAAGAAAAAGTAGAAGAAAACTTTGAAGTTTACAGAACGATTATGGAATCACAGAATAAGCATTATGAAGATTATTTTGCAGCATATCCAGAAATCCAGGAGGCATACTGCGAGTGGATACAGGGTGGATACCAGGGTTTGTAA
- a CDS encoding relaxase/mobilization nuclease domain-containing protein, translating into MIGKGHSVSGTRVSISYGWNQEKEAEVVLREHVAGDTPAEIAEEFRIIQSQNERCINNTLSFIVSPTIEDGKDLSKKDLEALAKKFLKEMNLQNNQSIGFVHRDKAHTHVHIYTNRIGFDGKAYNDSYIGKRSQIAADNVAKELGLTRVREVQNEKLHELKHLRQQIKNIHDRVLQTRPKSLDEYISKMKAQKVDVIPTINKANQLQGFRVEYKGVNLKASEVDRSMSGNRLIPQISQNRNYTRLKEVPKTFQVMDKTVQLSSNLSTKIAKELIKGIVKTVRDTGIGMGY; encoded by the coding sequence ATGATTGGTAAAGGACATAGCGTTTCAGGCACCAGGGTTTCCATATCCTATGGCTGGAACCAGGAAAAAGAAGCTGAAGTCGTCTTAAGAGAACACGTAGCCGGGGATACTCCCGCTGAGATAGCCGAAGAGTTTAGGATTATTCAATCGCAAAATGAACGCTGTATTAATAATACCCTAAGTTTTATCGTAAGCCCAACAATTGAGGACGGCAAGGATTTAAGCAAAAAAGACCTGGAAGCTCTTGCTAAAAAATTTTTAAAGGAAATGAACCTGCAAAACAATCAATCTATTGGATTTGTGCATCGGGATAAAGCACATACCCACGTTCATATCTATACCAATAGGATTGGCTTTGATGGTAAAGCCTATAACGACAGCTATATTGGAAAAAGAAGTCAGATAGCTGCCGATAATGTTGCCAAAGAATTAGGGCTGACCAGGGTTCGGGAAGTACAGAATGAAAAATTACACGAATTGAAACATCTGAGACAACAAATTAAAAATATACATGATCGGGTGCTTCAAACCAGACCAAAATCGCTGGATGAATATATCAGTAAAATGAAAGCGCAAAAAGTAGATGTAATCCCAACGATCAATAAAGCGAACCAGCTTCAGGGTTTCCGGGTTGAATACAAAGGGGTGAATCTTAAAGCAAGTGAAGTGGACCGGTCAATGAGCGGGAACAGGTTAATTCCCCAGATCTCCCAAAACAGGAATTATACAAGGCTAAAAGAAGTACCTAAAACCTTTCAGGTAATGGATAAGACAGTACAGCTAAGCAGCAATTTGTCAACCAAAATAGCTAAAGAGCTGATAAAAGGAATAGTAAAAACAGTAAGAGATACCGGAATAGGTATGGGATATTAA
- the mbpA gene encoding mobilization protein MbpA, protein MKREYIQVRCSIYEKKLLQRRAARAGISLSEYIRATAFDKDIVERITPEQLETYKMLVQYKNNFTRIGNMFKKRDPKLAREVEDLAKEIRTHLKNFKK, encoded by the coding sequence ATGAAAAGGGAATACATCCAGGTTCGCTGCTCGATCTACGAGAAGAAGCTGCTTCAAAGAAGAGCGGCCAGGGCAGGAATTTCCCTTTCAGAATATATAAGAGCCACGGCCTTTGATAAAGATATCGTAGAACGGATTACTCCGGAACAATTAGAAACTTACAAGATGCTGGTACAGTACAAGAACAATTTTACCCGCATTGGGAATATGTTTAAAAAACGGGATCCAAAGCTGGCCAGGGAGGTGGAAGACCTGGCTAAAGAAATCAGAACGCACTTAAAAAACTTTAAAAAATGA
- a CDS encoding toprim domain-containing protein, with protein sequence MNLNNLSCKSARNICIVKTLAKLGHFPTRKSEKEAWFLSPLRSETQASFSVSLIKNLWFDFGLGTGGNTIDLIMLIKSWSVRETLEFLKNDMGSLSFSPPNIEHLTKEPEISILDVQIIHLKALIDYLHSRNISYEIGRKYCRQVWYRCKGKRFFALGLENYKKGWELRNKYFKTSSSPKTFSFFERDSNQLIITEGMFDFLSLATIDEDLVQNSDCIILNSLAFLERIKMLILKYDRVLIYLDNDPAGEKAAGSLLNQFDNVTDCSNSYSGYVDLNEKLIKEGSCKKSLTLK encoded by the coding sequence ATGAACTTAAATAACTTATCGTGTAAAAGTGCCCGTAATATTTGCATCGTAAAAACGCTTGCAAAATTAGGGCACTTTCCCACCAGAAAATCGGAAAAAGAAGCTTGGTTTCTGAGTCCCCTGCGGTCAGAAACGCAAGCCTCTTTTAGCGTCTCTTTAATTAAAAACTTATGGTTTGACTTCGGGTTAGGAACAGGAGGGAATACTATTGATCTAATTATGCTTATTAAATCCTGGTCTGTAAGAGAAACCCTGGAATTTTTAAAGAACGATATGGGCTCTCTTTCTTTTAGCCCGCCGAATATCGAACATCTTACTAAGGAACCAGAAATTAGTATCCTGGACGTTCAAATTATTCACCTGAAAGCATTAATTGATTATCTGCACTCACGGAATATATCGTATGAGATTGGTAGAAAATACTGCAGACAAGTTTGGTATCGCTGTAAAGGAAAACGCTTTTTTGCACTTGGCCTTGAAAATTATAAAAAAGGCTGGGAGCTTAGAAACAAATATTTTAAAACTTCCAGTAGCCCAAAAACCTTTTCCTTTTTTGAAAGAGATTCTAACCAGTTAATCATCACCGAAGGGATGTTTGATTTTCTTTCCCTTGCTACTATTGATGAAGACTTAGTACAAAATTCAGATTGCATCATTTTAAACTCCCTGGCTTTTTTGGAAAGGATAAAAATGCTCATCCTGAAATATGATAGGGTTCTGATTTATCTGGATAATGATCCGGCTGGTGAAAAAGCCGCTGGTTCACTTTTAAACCAGTTTGATAATGTGACCGATTGTAGTAATTCCTACTCTGGCTATGTAGATCTGAATGAAAAATTGATAAAAGAAGGAAGCTGTAAAAAATCCTTGACTTTAAAATAA
- a CDS encoding VapE domain-containing protein, with the protein MEKNRLKLYQVSEQKKKTIYDAVEEYVSDKYDIRFNEISHEFQIRIKESNIWEDFEVNSLLIELAKSNIEINPGKLDIYLRSNLIPRFNPIAEYFDKLPKWVGGDHIRTLASYLPAKEPEQFLYHFRKWLVRTVKGALDEHYFNKQCLVLVHSEQNSGKSTWCRFLCPPALSKYFAEDMTTDKDARIQLTRNFIINLDELSVLARKEINALKAYFSKTMINERLPYDRKNSNLRRTCSFIGSTNRATFLNDETGSVRWLCFELIGKIDFAYSREVDIDKVWAQAYYLAYVNEQFNPEMTLEDIIANEERNKTYREASMEEELLCKYYRKSSDPADFKTASDVVLQLNCINPRLNMYYMGRALKAQNYERVKQRQSGVYGYLIEQRFKTSPLEI; encoded by the coding sequence ATGGAAAAGAATAGACTTAAACTTTATCAAGTATCCGAGCAGAAGAAAAAAACGATCTACGACGCCGTGGAGGAGTATGTTTCTGATAAATATGATATCAGGTTTAATGAAATATCTCACGAGTTTCAGATACGGATTAAGGAGTCAAATATCTGGGAAGATTTTGAAGTGAATTCTCTACTCATAGAATTAGCGAAATCAAACATAGAGATCAATCCGGGTAAACTGGACATCTATTTACGGTCTAACCTAATTCCCAGATTTAACCCGATTGCGGAATACTTTGATAAGCTTCCAAAATGGGTAGGTGGAGATCATATAAGAACACTCGCTTCCTATCTTCCCGCCAAAGAACCTGAACAATTTCTTTATCATTTTCGAAAATGGCTGGTGAGAACAGTGAAGGGTGCATTGGATGAACATTACTTCAATAAACAATGTTTGGTTTTAGTGCATTCAGAACAAAATTCAGGCAAATCTACCTGGTGCAGGTTTCTCTGTCCACCGGCTTTATCAAAGTACTTTGCTGAAGATATGACCACAGATAAAGACGCCAGGATTCAACTTACCAGGAATTTCATCATCAATTTAGATGAATTATCTGTGCTGGCTAGAAAAGAAATTAATGCGCTTAAAGCTTATTTCTCTAAAACAATGATCAATGAAAGGCTGCCTTATGATCGCAAAAACTCCAACCTGAGAAGGACCTGCAGTTTTATAGGATCTACCAACAGGGCAACCTTTCTTAATGATGAAACCGGTTCTGTGCGCTGGCTTTGTTTTGAGCTTATTGGTAAAATTGATTTTGCTTACTCCCGGGAAGTAGATATAGACAAGGTATGGGCTCAGGCCTATTACCTGGCTTATGTGAATGAACAATTTAACCCGGAAATGACCCTGGAGGATATTATTGCAAATGAAGAAAGGAACAAGACTTACCGGGAAGCCAGTATGGAAGAAGAGTTGCTCTGTAAGTACTATAGGAAGAGTTCAGATCCAGCAGACTTTAAAACGGCTTCAGATGTAGTGTTACAGCTCAACTGTATCAATCCGAGACTGAATATGTATTATATGGGAAGAGCTTTAAAAGCTCAGAATTATGAAAGAGTAAAACAACGCCAGAGCGGGGTATATGGCTACCTGATCGAGCAAAGGTTTAAGACTTCACCTTTAGAAATTTAA
- a CDS encoding AlpA family transcriptional regulator: MNEQEQVVGLLEDIKVLLSHTKKVMNVEDLAQYTGLSKSKIYKLTHLKLIPMGNNPNIRQKFFDKEKIDAWLLGEPDLSDAYLEDQFNKSLLKHRK; the protein is encoded by the coding sequence ATGAATGAGCAGGAACAAGTAGTGGGTTTATTGGAAGATATTAAAGTACTTCTCTCCCACACCAAAAAAGTAATGAACGTGGAAGACCTGGCACAATATACGGGTCTCTCCAAAAGTAAGATCTATAAGCTTACTCATTTAAAGCTTATACCGATGGGAAACAACCCGAACATTCGACAGAAGTTTTTCGACAAGGAAAAGATCGATGCTTGGTTGCTGGGAGAGCCGGACCTATCCGATGCATACCTGGAGGATCAGTTCAATAAAAGCCTATTGAAGCACCGCAAATAA